One Vespula pensylvanica isolate Volc-1 chromosome 14, ASM1446617v1, whole genome shotgun sequence genomic window carries:
- the LOC122634255 gene encoding rho-associated protein kinase 1-like isoform X1, with protein MRHLRKIYWLFWVGLPTLTAYPVSTPYLTDLHNDQGSLQWERYWIRYTITLLSLTVAAFTLAGCLCCRRPRRTIGFQDKTGKCKQEFKNGSSTGPELPFEQSIEGLAIDVPRMIALTDRVQFEPLPVDRIISGPKVPSPTKPSSISHLSFTGEYNEDNATLQEPCREWFEAEDLYVPREKLKYLRELGRGWFGKVVEGRADLDQSKGALKNGGVVVRILAEEATMKEKAWFLGEATPYLKLHHQNVLALLGFCLETDPYLLLFESCPAGDLKGFLLSNHDKKSQEALIKENIPTRMALEIAAGLQHMHNHGFAHTDLSARNCLVASDLSAKLGDYGTGVEKYPEDYYIVGDRALPIRWSAPESLDCTDTTIETRQITLQANVWSYAVLLWEIINWGNRPYDNMCDEEVIQMLLSLKTDFSLNNVQPLRNCPENSPSNILHVICTCLNTDAKKRPSLNDIRQNLLTEHIEQEDFEQWENLQTNTLINHTRSASLQNLRGSVDSDHWTSIMDEKPLETLQSSFRLGPDEPIKSVMNMESLFNTAQESGSETEEESWRGRIERGVYTEKVKQKSKSVTDLMVLVHIDPESDGELSMGTQMTEKTLKKRLSTTGSDSDLTRTTIVDEFDEVLRKLRNPIQSDVSNKTKSINNSEKPKLLTLTMDQEQTPILRLSLDSKENSIVSKNSSVLNTSADSIRSEEHILRLLSKGDPDLPLLRYVPDSKPSCEILESTNETQSDNISTNNENNESCFSNNFSFQNLDTNQNNLVDVLLWNHALDSALEHKIPGFSDEGEFKEFIEPSINQQNNTTLELSTSANVTENSEQFDKENSVYNLNDLSNTEDMGIVRKVLINEYEERKHLSTPDDEQSSDSGFRDKESCEEEESMCPPCDQTSSHDTSIIHVPTCTEDEQLQVLLELDTILDAEYYSILPESDNSVGMNNTNSKAEYDNPNIQDIKSQNTVSILSNEITTNTYIEQDEEVNTQYLNKNDRMEDEDIKPTSNMQNGDFVASSSSNYYDDTNNYITENSKESKISSFDAKITHADTENYIQDDTGHENEEEDSSTMSLCSDNSYVSFGMEEEFVTAIRNELREKLPRAQMPVVEPSEPRDEEISPISSDIENKRWDDDENEESPDRSTSSVDISIRYNLYGTPLSPILEERESTVTSESLLSNSRDASIVSKESVPSEDVLLVDTRTNKMILLEGSREKQLQDDDRDTTNGDISEEENVEYSSSSIYTSEDKPHAMIATGGAPLPSPEEETKWQQLPSSFPLPLPLPLQDDLMSTSFATERDWDSQDDDEVGDEEGEDEDNSSSSGEFVWKRYSEPHTEQIQIRSTLSNEKVEVEQADLREEIDAEDEEEEEFTPSAWNATLAPHRSALRSPDKTLKSGDELDQKKSVWFKKQRYHCVYEYPKETLANDIQGQATTTWEPTSYTDWEELMNEPRLDMYPLDYEDINRAGNEEFYVSSSNRPFQFPTSDSKYVSQFFPGACSTSVNEEEQDEVDCNQEEENTNSQTNEHEHIKQYQLGELRHTRDRLKLNLLAGNNAVDTTFVPLRQVYEDKEDLLRTEKTHTLDLLENMKVTEDQCNLSNLVDDNTSPKVPQEDFKCEIDNDPVSPKIYQNDNEKKIESANNVAF; from the exons ATGCGACatttacgtaaaatatattgGCTATTTTGGGTGGGTCTACCGACTCTCACTGCATATCCTGTGTCAACGCCGTATTTAACAG ATTTGCACAATGATCAAGGATCATTACAATGGGAACGTTATTGGATAAGATATACAATTACTCTCTTAAGCTTAACTGTCGCTGCATTTACTCTGGCTGGATGTCTATGCTGCAGGAGACCTCGTCGTACTATAGGATTTCAG gACAAAACAGGAAAATGTAAACAG GAATTCAAGAATGGAAGTAGCACTGGTCCAGAGTTACCGTTTGAACAATCAATAGAAGGTTTAGCCATTGATGTTCCACGAATGATAGCATTGACCGACAGAGTACAGTTTGAACCTCTACCCGTAGATCGAATTATATCAGGACCAAAAGTTCCTTCTCCAACAAAACCATCTTCCATATCACATTTATCTTTTACGGGAGAATACAATGAAGATAATGCTACATTACAAGAGCCTTGTAGAGAATGGTTCGAAGCAGAAGACCTTTATGTACctagagaaaaattaaaatacttaaGAGAACTAGGACGAGGCTGGTTTGGAAAAGTTGTAGAAGGCCGAGCAGATTTAGATCAATCCAAAGGAGCTCTAAAAAATGGAGGAGTTGTTGTAAGAATTCTTGCCGAAGAAGctacaatgaaagaaaaagcttgGTTCCTAGGAGAAGCTACACCGTATCTCAAATTACATCATCAAAATGTTTTAGCATTACTTGGTTTTTGCTTAGAAACTGATCCGTATTTGCTACTTTTTGAATCTTGTCCTGCTGGTGATCTTAAAGGCTTTTTGTTATCAAATCATGATAAAAAATCTCAAGAAgcattaataaaagaaaatattcctaCGAGAATGGCTTTAGAAATAGCCGCTGGTTTACAACATATGCATAATCATGGTTTTGCACATACAGACTTATCTGCGAGAAATTGTTTGGTTGCTTCTGATTTATCTGCGAAATTAGGAGATTATGGAACTGGCGTTGAAAAATATCCTGAAGATTATTACATTGTTGGAGATCGTGCTTTGCCTATTAGATGGTCTGCACCTGAGAGTTTAGACTGTACAGATACTACTATTGAAACTCGACAAATTACATTACAAGCAAATGTATGGAGTTATGCTGTGCTGTTATGGGAAATTATTAATTGGGGTAATAGACCTTACGATAATATGTGTGATGAGGAAGTTATACAGATGCTTTTATCTCTTAAAACTGATTTTTCACTAAACAATGTACAGCCATTGCGTAACTGTCCTGAAAATAGTCCCTCCAATATATTACATGTTATATGCACATGTTTGAATACAGATGCTAAAAAGAGGCCTTCTTTAAATGACATAAGACAAAATTTACTTACTGAACATATAGAGCAAGAAGATTTTGAGCAATGGGAAAATTTACAAACAAatacattaattaatcataCACGTAGTGCTAGTTTACAAAATCTTCGTGGCAGTGTTGATTCTGATCATTGGACAAGCATAATGGATGAGAAACCATTAGAAACATTACAATCTTCTTTTCGACTTGGACCAGATGAACCAATTAAAAGTGTTATGAATATGGAAAGTTTATTTAATACAGCACAAGAATCAGGATCTGAAACCGAAGAAGAAAGTTGGAGGGGAAGAATCGAACGAGGAGTTTATACAGAAAAAGTGAAACAAAAATCTAAATCTGTAACTGATCTTATGGTACTTGTACATATCGATCCCGAATCAGATGGAGAATTATCTATGGGCACACAAATGACAGAGAAAACTCTTAAGAAAAGATTATCCACCACTGGCAGTGATAGTGATCTAACGCGTACCACGATTGTAGATGAATTTGACGAAGTATTAAGAAAACTACGAAATCCTATACAAAGTGATGTTTCTAATAAAACTAAATCAATAAACAACTCAGAAAAACCAAAACTTTTGACGTTAACTATGGATCAGGAACAAACACCAATCTTAAGGCTGTCTTTGGattctaaagaaaattctattgtTAGTAAAAATTCTTCTGTTTTAAATACAAGCGCAGACAGTATACGTAGCGAAGAACATATATTAAGACTATTATCAAAAGGTGATCCAGATCTTCCACTTCTTCGTTATGTTCCTGATAGCAAGCCTTCTTGTGAAATTTTGGAGAGTACTAATGAAACTCAATCTGATAACATTTCCactaataatgaaaataatgaatcttGCTTTTCCAACAATTTCTCGTTTCAAAATCTTGATACTAATCAGAATAACTTGGTGGACGTTCTTCTTTGGAATCATGCGCTTGATTCAGCTTTGGAACATAAGATACCAGGATTTTCAGACGAAGGtgaatttaaagaatttatagAACCTTCTATAAATCAACAGAATAATACTACATTGGAACTTTCTACATCTGCTAATGTCACAGAAAATAGTGAAcaatttgataaagaaaattctgtTTACAATCTTAATGATTTATCAAATACTGAAGATATGGGAATCGttcgaaaagttttaataaacgaatatgaagaaagaaagcattTATCTACTCCTGACGATGAGCAAAGTTCAGATTCTGGCTTTAGAGACAAAGAATCctgtgaagaagaagaaagtatgtGTCCACCCTGTGATCAAACGAGCTCCCACGATACGTCTATTATACATGTGCCTACATGTACTGAAGATGAACAGCTACAGGTTTTATTAGAACTTGATACTATTTTAGATGCTGAATATTACTCGATACTTCCTGAATCTGATAACTCTGTAGGGATGAATAACACAAACAGTAAAGCAGAATATGACAATCCAAATATACAGGATATAAAAAGTCAGAATACTGTTAGTATTTTATCAAACGAAATCactacaaatacatacatagaacaAGATGAAGAGGTTAACacacaatatttaaataagaatgatCGAATGGAAGACGAGGACATAAAACCCACAAGTAATATGCAAAATGGTGATTTTGTAGCATCATCATCTAGTAATTACTATGATGATACAAACAATTATATAACAGAAAATTCCAAAGAGAGCAAGATTTCTTCCTTCGATGCAAAAATAACGCATGCAGATacagaaaattatatacaagatGATACTGGGCATgaaaatgaagaggaagatagtTCTACAATGAGCTTATGCAGTGATAACTCTTATGTATCTTTTGGTATGGAAGAAGAATTTGTTACAGCAATTAGAAATGAACTTAGAGAAAAACTTCCACGTGCACAGATGCCCGTCGTGGAACCGTCCGAACCTCGTGACGAAGAGATTTCCCCTATATCTAGCGATATTGAAAACAAACGTTGGGACGATGATGAGAATGAAGAATCGCCAGATCGAAGCACTAGCAGCGTAGATATTTCTATCAG gtATAATCTTTATGGAACACCACTCAGTCCTATTttagaagaacgagaaagcaCTGTTACTTCCGAGTCTTTGCTATCAAATTCAAGAGACGCATCCATTGTATCTAAAGAATCAGTACCATCTGAAGATGTATTATTAGTTGATACtagaacaaataaaatgatattattagaGGGATCAAGAGAAAAGCAACTACAAGATGATGATCGAGATACAACAAATGGAGATATttctgaagaagaaaatgttgaaTATAGTTCATCATCGATATACACATCAGAAGATAAACCTCACGCTATGATCGCTACTGGAGGAGCACCGTTACCAAGTCCTGAAGAAGAAACCAAATGGCAACAATTACCTTCCTCTTTTCCATTACCTTTACCATTACCTTTACAAGATGATTTAATGTCTACAAGTTTTGCTACAGAACGTGATTGGGATAGTCAAGACGATGATGAAGTAGGAGATGAAGAGGGGGAAGATGAGGATAACAGTTCTAGTTCGGGTGAATTTGTTTGGAAA CGATACAGTGAGCCTCACACGGAACAAATACAAATCAGAAGTACTTTGAGCAATGagaaagtagaagtagaaCAGGCTGACTTAAGAGAAGAGATTGATgcagaagatgaagaagaagaagaattcacACCATCAGCTTGGAATGCAACATTAGCACCACATAGATCTGCGTTAAGGTCTCCAGATAAAACATTAAAGAGCGGA GATGAATTG GATCAAAAGAAGAGTGTATGGTTCAAGAAACAACGCTATCATTGTGTATATGAGTATCCAAAAGAAACATTAGCTAATGACATCCAAGGTCAAGCTACCACTACATGGGAACCAACTTCGTATACag ATTGGGAGGAATTAATGAATGAGCCAAGATTAGATATGTATCCATTGGATTACGAGGATATAAATCGAGCTG GAAATGAAGAATTTTATGTGAGTAGTTCAAATCGTCCGTTTCAATTTCCAACCAGCGATAGTAAATATGTTAGTCAATTCTTCCCTGGCGCTTGTTCTACGTCAGTaaatgaagaagaacaagacGAAGTAGATTGTAatcaggaagaagaaaatactaATAGCCAGACAAATGAGCATGAACATATTAAGCAATATCAATTAGGAGAATTAAGACATACCAGAGACCgcttaaaattaaatttattagcaGGAAATAATGCAGTAGATACGACTTTTGTTCCTTTAAGACAAGTATATGAAGATAAGGAAGATCTATTAAGAACTGAAAAAACGCATACGTTAGATTTGCTGGAAAATATGAAAGTAACGGAAGACCAATGTAATTTGTCAAATTTGGTAGATGACAATACTTCGCCAAAGGTGCCTCAGGAGGATTTTAAATGTGAAATAGATAATGATCCAGTTTCAccaaaaatttatcaaaatgacaatgaaaagaaaattgagtcTGCTAATAATGTAGCGTTCTAA
- the LOC122634255 gene encoding rho-associated protein kinase 1-like isoform X3 has translation MRHLRKIYWLFWVGLPTLTAYPVSTPYLTDLHNDQGSLQWERYWIRYTITLLSLTVAAFTLAGCLCCRRPRRTIGFQEFKNGSSTGPELPFEQSIEGLAIDVPRMIALTDRVQFEPLPVDRIISGPKVPSPTKPSSISHLSFTGEYNEDNATLQEPCREWFEAEDLYVPREKLKYLRELGRGWFGKVVEGRADLDQSKGALKNGGVVVRILAEEATMKEKAWFLGEATPYLKLHHQNVLALLGFCLETDPYLLLFESCPAGDLKGFLLSNHDKKSQEALIKENIPTRMALEIAAGLQHMHNHGFAHTDLSARNCLVASDLSAKLGDYGTGVEKYPEDYYIVGDRALPIRWSAPESLDCTDTTIETRQITLQANVWSYAVLLWEIINWGNRPYDNMCDEEVIQMLLSLKTDFSLNNVQPLRNCPENSPSNILHVICTCLNTDAKKRPSLNDIRQNLLTEHIEQEDFEQWENLQTNTLINHTRSASLQNLRGSVDSDHWTSIMDEKPLETLQSSFRLGPDEPIKSVMNMESLFNTAQESGSETEEESWRGRIERGVYTEKVKQKSKSVTDLMVLVHIDPESDGELSMGTQMTEKTLKKRLSTTGSDSDLTRTTIVDEFDEVLRKLRNPIQSDVSNKTKSINNSEKPKLLTLTMDQEQTPILRLSLDSKENSIVSKNSSVLNTSADSIRSEEHILRLLSKGDPDLPLLRYVPDSKPSCEILESTNETQSDNISTNNENNESCFSNNFSFQNLDTNQNNLVDVLLWNHALDSALEHKIPGFSDEGEFKEFIEPSINQQNNTTLELSTSANVTENSEQFDKENSVYNLNDLSNTEDMGIVRKVLINEYEERKHLSTPDDEQSSDSGFRDKESCEEEESMCPPCDQTSSHDTSIIHVPTCTEDEQLQVLLELDTILDAEYYSILPESDNSVGMNNTNSKAEYDNPNIQDIKSQNTVSILSNEITTNTYIEQDEEVNTQYLNKNDRMEDEDIKPTSNMQNGDFVASSSSNYYDDTNNYITENSKESKISSFDAKITHADTENYIQDDTGHENEEEDSSTMSLCSDNSYVSFGMEEEFVTAIRNELREKLPRAQMPVVEPSEPRDEEISPISSDIENKRWDDDENEESPDRSTSSVDISIRYNLYGTPLSPILEERESTVTSESLLSNSRDASIVSKESVPSEDVLLVDTRTNKMILLEGSREKQLQDDDRDTTNGDISEEENVEYSSSSIYTSEDKPHAMIATGGAPLPSPEEETKWQQLPSSFPLPLPLPLQDDLMSTSFATERDWDSQDDDEVGDEEGEDEDNSSSSGEFVWKRYSEPHTEQIQIRSTLSNEKVEVEQADLREEIDAEDEEEEEFTPSAWNATLAPHRSALRSPDKTLKSGDELDQKKSVWFKKQRYHCVYEYPKETLANDIQGQATTTWEPTSYTDWEELMNEPRLDMYPLDYEDINRAGNEEFYVSSSNRPFQFPTSDSKYVSQFFPGACSTSVNEEEQDEVDCNQEEENTNSQTNEHEHIKQYQLGELRHTRDRLKLNLLAGNNAVDTTFVPLRQVYEDKEDLLRTEKTHTLDLLENMKVTEDQCNLSNLVDDNTSPKVPQEDFKCEIDNDPVSPKIYQNDNEKKIESANNVAF, from the exons ATGCGACatttacgtaaaatatattgGCTATTTTGGGTGGGTCTACCGACTCTCACTGCATATCCTGTGTCAACGCCGTATTTAACAG ATTTGCACAATGATCAAGGATCATTACAATGGGAACGTTATTGGATAAGATATACAATTACTCTCTTAAGCTTAACTGTCGCTGCATTTACTCTGGCTGGATGTCTATGCTGCAGGAGACCTCGTCGTACTATAGGATTTCAG GAATTCAAGAATGGAAGTAGCACTGGTCCAGAGTTACCGTTTGAACAATCAATAGAAGGTTTAGCCATTGATGTTCCACGAATGATAGCATTGACCGACAGAGTACAGTTTGAACCTCTACCCGTAGATCGAATTATATCAGGACCAAAAGTTCCTTCTCCAACAAAACCATCTTCCATATCACATTTATCTTTTACGGGAGAATACAATGAAGATAATGCTACATTACAAGAGCCTTGTAGAGAATGGTTCGAAGCAGAAGACCTTTATGTACctagagaaaaattaaaatacttaaGAGAACTAGGACGAGGCTGGTTTGGAAAAGTTGTAGAAGGCCGAGCAGATTTAGATCAATCCAAAGGAGCTCTAAAAAATGGAGGAGTTGTTGTAAGAATTCTTGCCGAAGAAGctacaatgaaagaaaaagcttgGTTCCTAGGAGAAGCTACACCGTATCTCAAATTACATCATCAAAATGTTTTAGCATTACTTGGTTTTTGCTTAGAAACTGATCCGTATTTGCTACTTTTTGAATCTTGTCCTGCTGGTGATCTTAAAGGCTTTTTGTTATCAAATCATGATAAAAAATCTCAAGAAgcattaataaaagaaaatattcctaCGAGAATGGCTTTAGAAATAGCCGCTGGTTTACAACATATGCATAATCATGGTTTTGCACATACAGACTTATCTGCGAGAAATTGTTTGGTTGCTTCTGATTTATCTGCGAAATTAGGAGATTATGGAACTGGCGTTGAAAAATATCCTGAAGATTATTACATTGTTGGAGATCGTGCTTTGCCTATTAGATGGTCTGCACCTGAGAGTTTAGACTGTACAGATACTACTATTGAAACTCGACAAATTACATTACAAGCAAATGTATGGAGTTATGCTGTGCTGTTATGGGAAATTATTAATTGGGGTAATAGACCTTACGATAATATGTGTGATGAGGAAGTTATACAGATGCTTTTATCTCTTAAAACTGATTTTTCACTAAACAATGTACAGCCATTGCGTAACTGTCCTGAAAATAGTCCCTCCAATATATTACATGTTATATGCACATGTTTGAATACAGATGCTAAAAAGAGGCCTTCTTTAAATGACATAAGACAAAATTTACTTACTGAACATATAGAGCAAGAAGATTTTGAGCAATGGGAAAATTTACAAACAAatacattaattaatcataCACGTAGTGCTAGTTTACAAAATCTTCGTGGCAGTGTTGATTCTGATCATTGGACAAGCATAATGGATGAGAAACCATTAGAAACATTACAATCTTCTTTTCGACTTGGACCAGATGAACCAATTAAAAGTGTTATGAATATGGAAAGTTTATTTAATACAGCACAAGAATCAGGATCTGAAACCGAAGAAGAAAGTTGGAGGGGAAGAATCGAACGAGGAGTTTATACAGAAAAAGTGAAACAAAAATCTAAATCTGTAACTGATCTTATGGTACTTGTACATATCGATCCCGAATCAGATGGAGAATTATCTATGGGCACACAAATGACAGAGAAAACTCTTAAGAAAAGATTATCCACCACTGGCAGTGATAGTGATCTAACGCGTACCACGATTGTAGATGAATTTGACGAAGTATTAAGAAAACTACGAAATCCTATACAAAGTGATGTTTCTAATAAAACTAAATCAATAAACAACTCAGAAAAACCAAAACTTTTGACGTTAACTATGGATCAGGAACAAACACCAATCTTAAGGCTGTCTTTGGattctaaagaaaattctattgtTAGTAAAAATTCTTCTGTTTTAAATACAAGCGCAGACAGTATACGTAGCGAAGAACATATATTAAGACTATTATCAAAAGGTGATCCAGATCTTCCACTTCTTCGTTATGTTCCTGATAGCAAGCCTTCTTGTGAAATTTTGGAGAGTACTAATGAAACTCAATCTGATAACATTTCCactaataatgaaaataatgaatcttGCTTTTCCAACAATTTCTCGTTTCAAAATCTTGATACTAATCAGAATAACTTGGTGGACGTTCTTCTTTGGAATCATGCGCTTGATTCAGCTTTGGAACATAAGATACCAGGATTTTCAGACGAAGGtgaatttaaagaatttatagAACCTTCTATAAATCAACAGAATAATACTACATTGGAACTTTCTACATCTGCTAATGTCACAGAAAATAGTGAAcaatttgataaagaaaattctgtTTACAATCTTAATGATTTATCAAATACTGAAGATATGGGAATCGttcgaaaagttttaataaacgaatatgaagaaagaaagcattTATCTACTCCTGACGATGAGCAAAGTTCAGATTCTGGCTTTAGAGACAAAGAATCctgtgaagaagaagaaagtatgtGTCCACCCTGTGATCAAACGAGCTCCCACGATACGTCTATTATACATGTGCCTACATGTACTGAAGATGAACAGCTACAGGTTTTATTAGAACTTGATACTATTTTAGATGCTGAATATTACTCGATACTTCCTGAATCTGATAACTCTGTAGGGATGAATAACACAAACAGTAAAGCAGAATATGACAATCCAAATATACAGGATATAAAAAGTCAGAATACTGTTAGTATTTTATCAAACGAAATCactacaaatacatacatagaacaAGATGAAGAGGTTAACacacaatatttaaataagaatgatCGAATGGAAGACGAGGACATAAAACCCACAAGTAATATGCAAAATGGTGATTTTGTAGCATCATCATCTAGTAATTACTATGATGATACAAACAATTATATAACAGAAAATTCCAAAGAGAGCAAGATTTCTTCCTTCGATGCAAAAATAACGCATGCAGATacagaaaattatatacaagatGATACTGGGCATgaaaatgaagaggaagatagtTCTACAATGAGCTTATGCAGTGATAACTCTTATGTATCTTTTGGTATGGAAGAAGAATTTGTTACAGCAATTAGAAATGAACTTAGAGAAAAACTTCCACGTGCACAGATGCCCGTCGTGGAACCGTCCGAACCTCGTGACGAAGAGATTTCCCCTATATCTAGCGATATTGAAAACAAACGTTGGGACGATGATGAGAATGAAGAATCGCCAGATCGAAGCACTAGCAGCGTAGATATTTCTATCAG gtATAATCTTTATGGAACACCACTCAGTCCTATTttagaagaacgagaaagcaCTGTTACTTCCGAGTCTTTGCTATCAAATTCAAGAGACGCATCCATTGTATCTAAAGAATCAGTACCATCTGAAGATGTATTATTAGTTGATACtagaacaaataaaatgatattattagaGGGATCAAGAGAAAAGCAACTACAAGATGATGATCGAGATACAACAAATGGAGATATttctgaagaagaaaatgttgaaTATAGTTCATCATCGATATACACATCAGAAGATAAACCTCACGCTATGATCGCTACTGGAGGAGCACCGTTACCAAGTCCTGAAGAAGAAACCAAATGGCAACAATTACCTTCCTCTTTTCCATTACCTTTACCATTACCTTTACAAGATGATTTAATGTCTACAAGTTTTGCTACAGAACGTGATTGGGATAGTCAAGACGATGATGAAGTAGGAGATGAAGAGGGGGAAGATGAGGATAACAGTTCTAGTTCGGGTGAATTTGTTTGGAAA CGATACAGTGAGCCTCACACGGAACAAATACAAATCAGAAGTACTTTGAGCAATGagaaagtagaagtagaaCAGGCTGACTTAAGAGAAGAGATTGATgcagaagatgaagaagaagaagaattcacACCATCAGCTTGGAATGCAACATTAGCACCACATAGATCTGCGTTAAGGTCTCCAGATAAAACATTAAAGAGCGGA GATGAATTG GATCAAAAGAAGAGTGTATGGTTCAAGAAACAACGCTATCATTGTGTATATGAGTATCCAAAAGAAACATTAGCTAATGACATCCAAGGTCAAGCTACCACTACATGGGAACCAACTTCGTATACag ATTGGGAGGAATTAATGAATGAGCCAAGATTAGATATGTATCCATTGGATTACGAGGATATAAATCGAGCTG GAAATGAAGAATTTTATGTGAGTAGTTCAAATCGTCCGTTTCAATTTCCAACCAGCGATAGTAAATATGTTAGTCAATTCTTCCCTGGCGCTTGTTCTACGTCAGTaaatgaagaagaacaagacGAAGTAGATTGTAatcaggaagaagaaaatactaATAGCCAGACAAATGAGCATGAACATATTAAGCAATATCAATTAGGAGAATTAAGACATACCAGAGACCgcttaaaattaaatttattagcaGGAAATAATGCAGTAGATACGACTTTTGTTCCTTTAAGACAAGTATATGAAGATAAGGAAGATCTATTAAGAACTGAAAAAACGCATACGTTAGATTTGCTGGAAAATATGAAAGTAACGGAAGACCAATGTAATTTGTCAAATTTGGTAGATGACAATACTTCGCCAAAGGTGCCTCAGGAGGATTTTAAATGTGAAATAGATAATGATCCAGTTTCAccaaaaatttatcaaaatgacaatgaaaagaaaattgagtcTGCTAATAATGTAGCGTTCTAA